A DNA window from Dasypus novemcinctus isolate mDasNov1 chromosome 12 unlocalized genomic scaffold, mDasNov1.1.hap2 SUPER_12_unloc_1, whole genome shotgun sequence contains the following coding sequences:
- the LOC101446990 gene encoding putative zinc finger protein 705B isoform X3: MQSQEYVTFKDVAVDFTQEEWDLLDKFQQKLFREVMLENINNLVSVGYQVCKRDVLSQLEQGEVLIEGIGFPEYCSSGKKSALETYDMIEMIDYQPTFRKNTSKIMGLMVYAHET; the protein is encoded by the exons ATGCAATCACAG GAGTATGtgaccttcaaggatgtggctgtagacttcacccaggaagagtgggaccTGTTAGACAAATTCCAGCAAAAGCTcttcagagaagtgatgctggagaatatcaataACCTGGTCTCAGTAG GATATCAAGTCTGCAAAAGAGATGTGCTTTCCCAACTGGAACAAGGAGAAGTGTTGATAGAAGGAATAGGATTTCCTGAATACTGCAGTTCAG GGAAGAAAAGTGCCTTGGAAACATATGATATGATAGAAATGATAGACTATCAACCTACCTTTAGGAAAAACACTTCGAAAATCATGGGATTG